In the genome of Desulfuromonas sp. DDH964, one region contains:
- a CDS encoding mechanosensitive ion channel family protein: METLTEILKETFLGITLGRFAAAFAILLFALFLKKVLAQLFARVIFPLAARTRSQYDDLLLAALQKPVEFLVIIAGLFVGVQVLQLPSDPVNLRRFAHAMLKVLVTFDGAWIFFNLVSLVEVYLEKWVSRTESTLDDHLLPFVRKSLRVFIIGIAALMTIQNLGYSISGLLASLGIGGLAVALAAKDTLSNVFGSLMIIMDRPFHIGDWIKAGDLEGTVEEVGFRSTKVRTFAKTLISVPNSVITNMAVDNFSRMPKRRIKLTVGVTYQTTPEQMRRAVTAIRELLGSHPAIDQEFYLVNFTDFGASSLDIMVYCFTTTTVWGEYLDAREDLCLRIMEILEGMGLEIAFPTRTLYLKGKEGDMLPGAAFTKEELPG; encoded by the coding sequence ATGGAAACCCTGACTGAAATCCTGAAAGAGACCTTTCTCGGCATCACCCTGGGGCGCTTCGCCGCGGCCTTTGCCATCCTCCTCTTCGCCCTCTTCCTGAAGAAAGTGTTGGCCCAGTTATTTGCCCGGGTCATCTTCCCCCTGGCCGCACGCACCAGGAGCCAGTACGACGACCTCCTGTTGGCGGCCCTGCAGAAACCGGTCGAGTTTCTGGTGATCATTGCCGGGCTCTTTGTCGGGGTCCAGGTCCTGCAACTTCCCAGCGACCCGGTCAACCTGCGCCGCTTCGCCCATGCCATGCTCAAGGTCCTGGTCACCTTTGACGGCGCCTGGATCTTTTTCAACCTCGTCAGCCTGGTGGAAGTCTACCTGGAGAAGTGGGTCTCGCGGACCGAATCGACCCTCGATGACCACCTCCTCCCCTTCGTCCGCAAAAGCCTGCGCGTTTTCATCATCGGCATCGCCGCCCTGATGACGATCCAGAACCTCGGCTACTCGATCTCGGGCCTGCTCGCCTCCCTCGGCATCGGCGGCCTCGCCGTGGCCCTCGCCGCCAAGGACACCCTCTCCAATGTCTTCGGCTCGCTGATGATCATCATGGATCGCCCCTTTCATATCGGGGACTGGATCAAGGCCGGCGACCTCGAGGGGACGGTGGAAGAAGTCGGCTTCCGCTCGACCAAGGTGCGCACCTTTGCCAAGACCCTGATCTCGGTCCCCAACAGCGTTATCACCAACATGGCGGTCGACAATTTCAGCCGCATGCCGAAGCGGCGCATCAAGCTCACCGTCGGCGTCACCTACCAGACCACACCGGAGCAGATGCGCCGGGCAGTGACGGCGATCCGCGAACTGCTCGGTTCGCATCCGGCCATCGACCAGGAATTTTACCTCGTCAACTTCACCGACTTCGGCGCCTCGTCTCTCGACATCATGGTCTACTGTTTCACCACTACCACGGTCTGGGGCGAATACCTCGACGCCCGCGAGGATCTCTGCCTGCGCATCATGGAGATTCTCGAGGGGATGGGACTGGAGATCGCCTTCCCGACCCGGACGCTCTATCTCAAGGGGAAGGAGGGGGACATGCTGCCTGGCGCAGCCTTCACCAAGGAGGAGCTGCCCGGGTAA
- a CDS encoding SPFH domain-containing protein has translation MEPEVRFALLQRARLKRLVKRGLLLLLVLTGLYYLTALVYATKTIYKVRYNYAVILEDLGGQRRVVSTVGWHARLPFFTRLELEVPLMNQELYLGSSPEPQRIMSQQNVALWTSAMLTFRILDLERWGIENKAPQSLLQNDFDGLVKDVMQASSVDELVSERERIKEQIFADLKNRPINLGGPTLEAKYGIEVVSFVLRDTRFSDKLAEASEEKKRRELIAEAENYAADQEASRTRKLYAAYSDAIRDFRSTVGLGPGSERALFEFLNQQKWAAAYEKNQQGQNTFVLNNAGGSLPVVLPAPAGSDRKDEAATHGSNAQNPQSGLRPPLRGANPAN, from the coding sequence ATGGAGCCTGAAGTGCGGTTTGCCCTGCTCCAACGGGCGCGGTTGAAGCGGCTGGTCAAGCGGGGGCTCCTCCTGCTGCTGGTGCTGACCGGCCTCTACTACCTCACGGCCCTGGTCTATGCCACCAAGACGATCTACAAGGTTCGTTACAATTACGCCGTGATCCTCGAAGATCTCGGTGGCCAACGGCGGGTGGTCTCAACGGTCGGCTGGCATGCGCGGCTCCCCTTCTTTACCCGCCTCGAGCTCGAGGTGCCGTTGATGAACCAGGAACTCTACCTCGGCAGTTCACCGGAACCGCAGCGCATCATGTCGCAGCAGAACGTGGCCCTCTGGACCAGTGCCATGCTCACCTTCCGCATCCTCGACCTGGAGCGCTGGGGGATCGAGAACAAGGCGCCGCAATCGTTGCTGCAGAACGATTTCGATGGTCTGGTCAAGGATGTCATGCAGGCCAGCAGTGTCGATGAACTGGTCTCCGAGCGCGAGCGCATCAAGGAGCAGATCTTTGCCGACCTCAAGAACCGGCCGATCAACCTTGGCGGCCCGACCCTGGAAGCGAAGTACGGGATCGAGGTCGTCTCCTTCGTGCTGCGCGATACCCGCTTTTCCGACAAGCTCGCCGAGGCGAGTGAGGAGAAGAAACGCCGGGAATTGATCGCCGAGGCGGAGAATTACGCTGCTGACCAGGAGGCGAGCCGAACCCGCAAGCTCTATGCCGCCTACAGCGATGCTATCCGCGATTTCCGTAGCACCGTAGGCCTGGGCCCCGGGAGCGAACGGGCGCTCTTCGAATTTCTTAACCAGCAGAAGTGGGCAGCAGCCTACGAGAAGAACCAGCAGGGGCAGAACACCTTCGTCCTCAACAACGCCGGCGGCAGCCTTCCCGTGGTGCTGCCGGCCCCCGCAGGCAGCGACCGAAAGGATGAGGCGGCCACCCATGGCTCCAATGCGCAAAACCCGCAGTCCGGTTTACGTCCGCCTCTCCGAGGGGCGAATCCGGCAAATTGA
- a CDS encoding Hsp20/alpha crystallin family protein, giving the protein MGIVKWDPLRELRMMQEQMNRLFEQSRERNAGEPFEEGVWVPPVDIYEDGAQVVVKMEVPEVDQEDIAVQIEGNSLLISGERRLECSDERPNYHRLERSYGRFRRSFVLPAGVDPEGCRASFDRGVLKVVLPKLDDSPQRRITVKVEG; this is encoded by the coding sequence ATGGGTATCGTCAAGTGGGACCCCTTGCGCGAGCTGCGCATGATGCAGGAACAGATGAACCGCCTCTTCGAGCAGAGCCGGGAGCGCAACGCCGGCGAGCCCTTCGAGGAGGGGGTATGGGTACCGCCTGTCGATATCTACGAAGATGGAGCGCAGGTGGTGGTGAAGATGGAGGTCCCGGAGGTCGACCAGGAGGATATTGCCGTACAGATCGAGGGGAACAGCCTGCTGATCAGCGGTGAACGCCGGCTTGAATGCAGCGACGAGAGGCCGAACTACCATCGCCTCGAGCGCAGCTATGGAAGGTTCCGGCGCAGCTTTGTCCTCCCCGCGGGAGTCGACCCGGAGGGGTGCCGGGCAAGCTTTGACCGCGGCGTCCTCAAGGTGGTGCTGCCGAAACTGGATGACTCCCCGCAGCGACGAATCACGGTGAAAGTCGAAGGATGA
- the acnA gene encoding aconitate hydratase AcnA: MAKFSLDSFRSRRSLEAGGVRYDYFSLAAASEAGLGEVTRLPFTLKVLLENLLRTEDGAAVTADDIRALAGWLQSRRSEHEIAFSPARVLMQDFTGVPAVVDLAAMRDAVVRAGGDPQRINPQIPVDLVIDHSVMVDKYAMPEAFQFNVEMEMERNRERYAFLRWGQLAFDNFRVVPPGTGICHQVNLEYLARTVWSEERDGTRIAYPDTLVGTDSHTTMINGLAVLGWGVGGIEAEAAMLGQPISMIIPEVVGFRFLGKLREGVTATDLVLTVTEQLRKFGVVGKFVEFFGPGLSQLSLADRATIGNMSPEYGATCGFFPIDQETLNYLALTGRDDATVALVEKYAKVQGLWRTDDMPDPLFTDVLELDLDSVKPSLAGPKRPQDRVDLDRLRQATEAAFPAGEEGKSAPVPGTDFAVRQGDVVIAAITSCTNTSNPAVMMGAGLLAKKAVELGLSQKPWVKTSLAPGSKVVTDYLAKSGLQKYLDQIGFNLVGYGCTTCIGNSGPLTGPIAEAVDAGKLSVSAVLSGNRNFEGRIHPQVKLSWLASPPLVVAYALAGTTRIDLSSEPLGTGKKGQPVYLKDIWPTNAEIAELVKSVSAAMFRAKYADVFHGEPSWRELPVPEGETYAWDDDSTYVKEPSFFELSESAPARVPTIRQARILALLGDSITTDHISPAGSIRPDSPAGKYLQERKISPADFNSYGSRRGNHEVMMRGTFANIRLKNEMAKGKEGGFTRHLPDGAETTIFDAAMRYAEEEVPLVIVAGKEYGTGSSRDWAAKGTLLLGVKAVIAESYERIHRSNLVGMGVLPLQFTKGVNRQSLKLDGSELVDLLGGGGELRPGQTLMARIQRGDGSQEEVELLVRIDTANEISYYVNGGILNYVLQKLMK, from the coding sequence ATGGCAAAATTCAGCCTCGACAGCTTTCGCTCCCGCCGCAGCCTGGAGGCCGGTGGGGTCCGCTATGATTACTTCAGCCTCGCCGCAGCGTCCGAAGCCGGTCTCGGGGAGGTCACCCGGCTCCCCTTCACCCTCAAGGTCCTGCTCGAGAACCTGCTGCGCACCGAGGATGGCGCGGCGGTTACGGCGGACGACATCCGCGCCCTCGCCGGCTGGCTGCAGAGTCGCCGCTCCGAGCATGAAATCGCCTTCTCGCCGGCCCGGGTTCTGATGCAGGACTTTACCGGGGTGCCGGCGGTGGTCGACCTGGCGGCGATGCGCGACGCGGTAGTACGCGCCGGCGGCGATCCGCAGCGCATCAATCCGCAGATCCCGGTCGATCTGGTCATCGACCACTCGGTGATGGTCGACAAGTATGCCATGCCCGAGGCGTTCCAGTTCAATGTCGAGATGGAGATGGAGCGCAACCGCGAGCGCTACGCGTTCCTGCGCTGGGGCCAGCTCGCCTTCGACAACTTCCGGGTGGTGCCGCCCGGGACCGGAATCTGCCACCAGGTCAACCTCGAGTACCTGGCGCGGACCGTCTGGAGCGAGGAACGCGACGGTACCCGGATTGCCTACCCGGACACCCTGGTCGGCACCGACAGCCACACGACGATGATCAATGGCCTCGCCGTGCTCGGCTGGGGGGTTGGCGGCATCGAGGCGGAGGCGGCGATGCTCGGCCAGCCGATCTCGATGATCATCCCCGAGGTGGTCGGTTTCCGTTTCCTCGGCAAGCTGCGCGAGGGGGTGACCGCCACCGACCTCGTCCTGACCGTCACCGAGCAGCTGCGCAAGTTCGGCGTGGTCGGCAAGTTCGTCGAGTTTTTCGGCCCCGGCCTGTCGCAGCTCTCCCTCGCCGACCGCGCCACAATCGGTAACATGTCCCCCGAATACGGGGCGACCTGCGGCTTCTTCCCCATCGACCAGGAGACCCTGAACTACCTCGCCCTGACCGGGCGCGATGACGCCACGGTGGCGCTGGTGGAAAAGTATGCCAAGGTCCAGGGGCTGTGGCGCACCGATGATATGCCCGACCCGCTCTTCACCGACGTCCTGGAACTCGACCTCGACAGCGTCAAGCCGAGCCTGGCCGGCCCGAAGCGGCCCCAGGACCGGGTCGATCTCGACCGCCTGCGGCAGGCGACGGAGGCGGCCTTCCCGGCCGGTGAGGAAGGGAAGTCGGCGCCGGTGCCGGGTACCGATTTTGCCGTTCGCCAGGGGGACGTGGTGATCGCCGCCATCACCTCCTGCACCAATACCTCCAACCCGGCGGTGATGATGGGCGCCGGCCTGCTCGCCAAAAAAGCGGTCGAACTCGGCCTGAGCCAGAAGCCCTGGGTGAAGACCTCCCTCGCCCCCGGCTCCAAGGTGGTCACTGACTACCTGGCGAAGAGCGGGCTGCAGAAGTATCTGGACCAGATCGGTTTCAACCTGGTCGGTTACGGTTGCACCACCTGTATCGGCAACTCGGGGCCCCTGACCGGGCCGATCGCCGAAGCGGTCGATGCCGGAAAGCTCTCGGTCAGCGCCGTCCTCTCCGGCAACCGCAATTTCGAGGGGCGGATCCACCCCCAGGTCAAGCTCTCCTGGCTCGCCTCGCCGCCGCTGGTAGTCGCCTATGCCCTGGCCGGCACCACCCGCATCGACCTCTCCAGCGAACCCCTCGGCACCGGCAAGAAGGGTCAGCCGGTCTACCTGAAGGATATCTGGCCGACGAACGCCGAGATCGCCGAACTGGTCAAGAGCGTCTCCGCCGCGATGTTCCGCGCCAAGTACGCCGATGTTTTCCATGGCGAGCCGAGCTGGCGCGAGCTGCCGGTACCGGAGGGGGAGACCTACGCCTGGGACGACGATTCGACCTACGTCAAGGAGCCCTCCTTTTTCGAGTTGAGCGAGTCTGCCCCGGCGCGGGTGCCGACGATCCGGCAGGCGCGCATCCTGGCCCTGCTCGGGGACTCGATCACCACTGACCATATCTCGCCAGCCGGCTCGATCCGGCCGGACAGCCCCGCCGGCAAATACCTGCAGGAGCGCAAAATCAGCCCCGCCGATTTCAACTCCTACGGGTCACGGCGTGGCAACCACGAGGTGATGATGCGCGGCACCTTTGCCAATATCCGGCTGAAGAACGAGATGGCGAAGGGGAAGGAGGGGGGCTTCACCCGCCACCTCCCGGATGGCGCAGAGACCACCATCTTCGATGCCGCCATGCGCTACGCCGAGGAGGAGGTGCCGCTGGTGATCGTCGCCGGCAAGGAATATGGTACCGGTTCGAGCCGCGACTGGGCCGCCAAGGGGACCCTGCTGCTCGGGGTGAAGGCGGTGATTGCCGAGAGCTACGAGCGCATCCATCGTTCCAACCTGGTCGGCATGGGGGTGCTGCCGTTGCAGTTCACCAAAGGTGTCAACCGCCAGAGCCTCAAGCTCGACGGCAGTGAATTGGTCGACCTGCTCGGTGGCGGCGGAGAGCTGCGGCCCGGCCAGACCTTGATGGCCCGCATCCAGCGCGGCGACGGCAGCCAGGAAGAGGTCGAGCTCCTGGTACGGATCGATACCGCCAATGAAATCAGCTACTATGTCAACGGCGGCATTCTCAATTACGTCCTGCAGAAGCTGATGAAATAA
- a CDS encoding DUF362 domain-containing protein yields MPIPVYFADIRAGNRENLFAKLSRLLDDAGLYGVIRRGDLVALKVHFGEKGGHAYIRPTFLRRIADRVKQLGGKPFLTDSCTLYPGERKEAVSALGCGIENGFAYAVVGAPLVMCDGLRGHDARRVPVPGEILQTVDIATGILEADALIAVSHFKCHELTGFGGALKNLGMGCSSREGKLEQHSNVAPRVAEKFCTACAACFKACVHEAIAMIEGKAQIDPERCVGCGRCITVCAEKAIQIQWNEEAALVMKKMAEYATGALHGKAGKTLFVNFVTQVSPACDCYGHSDAPIVADQGILVSTDPVALDQACADLVNAAPGLPGTALASGSEPGGDKFRGVHPAIDWEIQLAHAEKLGLGSRSYQLHRLEPKSPKGW; encoded by the coding sequence ATGCCGATTCCTGTCTACTTCGCCGACATCCGCGCCGGCAATCGCGAAAATCTCTTTGCCAAGCTCTCCCGTCTGCTCGATGACGCTGGCCTCTATGGTGTGATCAGGCGCGGTGACCTCGTCGCCCTCAAGGTCCATTTCGGCGAGAAGGGAGGTCATGCCTATATCCGGCCGACCTTCCTGCGCCGCATCGCCGATCGGGTCAAACAGCTTGGGGGCAAACCCTTCCTCACCGATTCCTGCACCCTCTACCCCGGGGAACGCAAGGAGGCGGTCTCGGCCCTCGGTTGCGGCATCGAGAACGGCTTTGCCTATGCGGTGGTCGGCGCGCCGCTGGTGATGTGCGACGGCCTGCGCGGTCACGACGCGCGCCGCGTTCCGGTTCCCGGCGAGATCCTGCAGACGGTCGACATCGCCACCGGCATCCTTGAGGCCGACGCCCTGATCGCCGTCTCTCACTTCAAGTGCCATGAGCTGACCGGCTTCGGCGGCGCTCTCAAGAACCTCGGCATGGGCTGCTCGAGCCGGGAAGGGAAACTCGAACAGCACTCCAACGTCGCCCCCCGGGTCGCCGAAAAATTCTGCACCGCCTGCGCCGCCTGCTTCAAGGCCTGCGTCCACGAGGCGATTGCCATGATCGAGGGGAAAGCGCAGATCGACCCCGAGCGCTGCGTCGGCTGCGGGCGCTGCATCACCGTCTGCGCCGAGAAGGCGATCCAGATCCAGTGGAACGAGGAGGCGGCGCTGGTGATGAAAAAGATGGCGGAATACGCCACCGGCGCACTCCACGGCAAGGCCGGCAAGACCCTCTTTGTCAACTTCGTCACCCAGGTCTCGCCGGCCTGCGACTGCTATGGCCACTCGGATGCGCCGATCGTCGCCGACCAGGGGATCCTGGTCAGCACCGACCCGGTCGCCCTCGACCAGGCCTGTGCCGATCTCGTCAACGCCGCCCCGGGGCTCCCCGGCACCGCGCTGGCCAGCGGCAGCGAGCCGGGCGGCGACAAATTCCGCGGCGTCCACCCGGCGATCGACTGGGAGATCCAGCTGGCCCATGCCGAGAAGCTCGGTCTTGGCAGCCGCAGTTACCAGCTGCATCGGCTGGAACCGAAAAGTCCGAAGGGGTGGTAG
- a CDS encoding diguanylate cyclase domain-containing protein: protein MTQEILELFAAGESDEKFLAGLTDLASRYGDEVYREALWQLMGKTFDIKTARHTWDAAINRRRQLSPDLGLRPALLHYLHYETGAIRDPRVLEGSLLQDLRQASVSDGLTGLFNQTHFKLCLERLLTEAQGGGRGSRFAVVLLDLDRFKEYNDCCGHLAGDRALALVAETIRFNIRQGDLAARYGGEEFALVLHRIDAIQTWIVADRIRRAIAALDFAHQDRLSTGNLTISCGFALSRETDSVTTLVERADQELYRAKKTRNAVCPDHTSNRRASRRSLQSVIEFAGPGADDYQPAISYDISTSGLALGCDRPLRPGATVQLRFRRPFWPDERQVEATVRHVREENDNGMVRIGLEFLHPLASPDGDSWSALLPS from the coding sequence ATGACTCAGGAGATTCTCGAACTCTTTGCCGCCGGCGAGAGCGATGAAAAATTCCTCGCCGGGCTCACCGATCTGGCCAGCCGCTATGGCGATGAAGTCTACCGCGAAGCCCTCTGGCAGCTGATGGGCAAAACCTTCGATATCAAAACCGCCCGTCACACCTGGGACGCGGCTATCAACCGGCGCCGCCAGCTCAGCCCCGACCTCGGCCTGCGCCCCGCCCTGCTCCACTACCTGCACTACGAAACCGGCGCCATCCGCGATCCCCGAGTCCTCGAAGGAAGCCTGCTGCAGGATTTACGTCAGGCCTCGGTCAGCGACGGCCTCACCGGCCTTTTCAACCAGACCCACTTCAAGCTCTGCCTCGAGCGCCTCCTCACCGAGGCGCAGGGGGGCGGTCGCGGCTCCCGTTTCGCCGTGGTGTTGCTCGACCTTGACCGCTTCAAGGAATACAACGACTGTTGCGGTCACCTCGCCGGCGACCGCGCCCTTGCCCTGGTCGCCGAAACCATCCGCTTCAACATCCGCCAGGGCGACCTCGCCGCCCGCTACGGTGGGGAAGAATTTGCCCTGGTGCTGCACCGCATCGACGCGATCCAGACCTGGATTGTCGCCGACCGCATCCGCCGCGCCATTGCCGCTCTCGATTTTGCCCACCAGGATCGCCTCAGTACCGGCAACCTCACCATCAGCTGCGGTTTTGCCCTCTCCCGCGAAACCGACAGTGTCACCACCCTGGTCGAACGCGCCGATCAGGAACTCTACCGCGCCAAAAAGACCCGCAACGCGGTCTGCCCCGACCACACCAGCAACCGCCGGGCCTCCCGGCGTTCGCTGCAGTCGGTGATCGAATTCGCCGGCCCGGGAGCGGACGACTATCAGCCGGCCATTTCCTACGACATCAGCACTTCCGGGCTGGCCCTCGGCTGTGACCGCCCGCTCCGCCCCGGGGCCACCGTCCAGCTCCGTTTCCGCCGCCCGTTCTGGCCCGATGAACGCCAGGTCGAAGCAACCGTGCGCCATGTCCGGGAAGAGAACGACAACGGCATGGTGCGGATCGGGCTCGAATTTTTGCACCCCCTAGCCAGCCCGGATGGCGATTCCTGGAGCGCCCTCCTCCCGAGCTAG
- a CDS encoding AAA family ATPase, producing the protein MAPMRKTRSPVYVRLSEGRIRQIDSLVAGWSFETRLFVLRRLHQYQPSRTPVDFLRAWWRRLRRPGERSFQILRDPEQLSDWRRRFEVSGSQSAGAAWNKILEKELDWHDYQYLIFLLERKTADSFVPPTFHDIFRKLYHAHVLKEYTEDPTVPRAPLVLVIGHSGSGKSATVKQAIEEAIFAREVRPRIDLEAKKDEVMAEQPFWRSLEDVDPELAVRLERRRKAERLRFWSRLPVIRYLFRERLGRALSSLEEEGVWVDYAMVTPNDYQTAWAGEPGNYLRKAMGDPRQTSIRHLEEAHSACGRPDQLSSVKGQQASLVDAMNIILDEIALGRRDCLLIATTDQPEQFDPAIYRRFVERGLVIDIGELWAKPENLREVVRMELRRKNFTFNPTAANHAQLLAEAVLDETVRRLYPIFRERSLRFTPAYTRRLIDSLIALRGRFDPLDLDDQFLVRDALKAVARNVHGSLYNKVVGHMDRGVRWEEYIGVIKNEFSEMANNALYYNVSEEKGVVLTGPPGSGKTYMVRAWLGDNHEVQDLGVNLGDLADPVHPLEGMVENLERVYDIAKMISPSMVFFDEGDAVAPRRSPQGGSPYDKVTNKFLSIIDGESPLSRVFTVLTTNRLDILDPALIRSKRLKVLTVTGHMRDEDALRIIRKELGQLPLAEGLGHEEIVRAARGLCETPADFTAFAEKVRALRSTEVEVLGKLMEAVAGSIEERARFVRFNYKTLVGLLEGAGGDPELAFQARHGEDHLLDCLDAVAARLRLIHDAGIYPVSHWHLSSARQQLAASPIRKGKQQLDEFLETELSREPQVGFVVGVGANDTSGVLLPIASSLVYRIFQDKIVVTGAVSSAAPGTAELDLAVQMTRQSAQEAMTLVENYLQSLCPGFNASRLLGDYLEGYSLHHQLLSASYSVGGPSAGFALAINTLSVLLHLPVLNDFGITGAPWIKGAQAGEVGASVIIGGHRKKTEKVLQYLPRMFMPLQNYHDLEPEVLEAYRLEGRDIRGVRSFSALVAEVFFFGAEYNQQLQVYLQRRREADLGLAPEDGGSRQREALAAMELELRRRAEGVIRERLAALRRHVEAGAGPYRSHAEIFGPAAVVGGAEMVEGAGR; encoded by the coding sequence ATGGCTCCAATGCGCAAAACCCGCAGTCCGGTTTACGTCCGCCTCTCCGAGGGGCGAATCCGGCAAATTGACAGCCTGGTCGCCGGCTGGAGCTTTGAAACCCGGCTCTTCGTGCTGCGGCGCCTGCACCAGTACCAGCCGAGCCGCACCCCGGTCGATTTTCTGCGCGCCTGGTGGCGGCGCTTGCGCCGTCCGGGCGAGCGCAGCTTTCAGATCCTGCGCGATCCGGAGCAGCTCTCCGACTGGCGGCGCCGCTTCGAGGTCTCCGGTTCCCAGTCGGCCGGCGCGGCCTGGAACAAAATCCTCGAAAAAGAGCTCGACTGGCACGATTACCAGTACCTGATTTTCCTGCTCGAGCGCAAGACGGCCGACTCCTTCGTTCCCCCCACTTTTCACGATATTTTTCGCAAGCTTTACCATGCCCACGTCCTCAAGGAATATACCGAGGATCCGACCGTGCCCCGGGCGCCCCTGGTACTGGTGATCGGCCACAGCGGCAGCGGCAAGAGCGCCACCGTCAAGCAGGCGATCGAGGAGGCGATCTTCGCCCGCGAGGTGCGTCCGCGCATCGACCTGGAGGCGAAGAAGGATGAGGTAATGGCCGAACAGCCCTTCTGGCGCAGCCTCGAAGATGTTGACCCGGAACTGGCGGTGCGCCTCGAACGGCGGCGCAAGGCGGAGCGGTTGCGCTTCTGGTCGCGGTTACCGGTGATCCGCTATCTCTTTCGCGAACGGCTCGGCCGGGCCCTCTCCTCCCTTGAGGAAGAGGGGGTATGGGTCGATTATGCCATGGTCACTCCCAACGACTACCAGACCGCCTGGGCCGGCGAGCCCGGCAATTACCTGCGCAAGGCGATGGGGGACCCGCGCCAGACCAGCATTCGCCATCTGGAGGAGGCGCACTCGGCCTGCGGCCGCCCGGACCAGCTGAGCAGCGTCAAGGGACAGCAGGCCTCCCTGGTCGACGCCATGAACATCATCCTTGACGAGATCGCCCTCGGGCGCCGTGACTGCCTGCTGATCGCCACCACCGACCAGCCCGAACAGTTCGACCCGGCGATCTATCGCCGCTTTGTCGAGCGTGGCCTGGTGATCGATATCGGCGAACTCTGGGCCAAGCCGGAGAACCTGCGCGAGGTGGTGCGCATGGAGTTGCGGCGCAAGAACTTCACCTTCAACCCCACTGCCGCCAACCACGCCCAGCTTCTGGCCGAAGCGGTCCTTGACGAGACGGTGCGCCGGCTCTACCCGATCTTCCGTGAGCGCAGCCTGCGTTTTACCCCCGCCTATACCCGGCGCCTGATCGATTCGCTGATCGCGTTGCGCGGCCGCTTCGATCCCCTCGACCTCGACGACCAGTTTTTGGTGCGCGACGCCCTCAAGGCGGTTGCCCGCAACGTCCACGGCTCCCTCTACAATAAGGTCGTCGGCCACATGGACCGCGGCGTGCGCTGGGAGGAGTACATCGGGGTGATCAAGAACGAGTTCTCGGAGATGGCCAACAACGCCCTTTACTACAATGTCAGCGAGGAGAAGGGGGTGGTCCTGACCGGGCCGCCAGGCTCGGGGAAGACCTACATGGTGCGCGCCTGGCTTGGCGACAACCACGAGGTGCAGGATCTCGGCGTCAACCTCGGCGACCTCGCCGACCCAGTCCATCCTCTTGAGGGGATGGTGGAGAACCTTGAGCGGGTCTATGACATCGCCAAGATGATTTCACCGTCGATGGTCTTTTTCGACGAGGGGGACGCCGTCGCACCGCGGCGCAGTCCCCAGGGGGGAAGCCCCTACGACAAGGTGACCAACAAGTTCCTCTCCATCATCGACGGCGAGTCTCCCCTCTCCCGGGTCTTCACGGTCCTGACCACCAATCGCCTCGACATCCTCGACCCGGCGCTGATTCGTTCCAAGCGCCTCAAGGTCCTCACCGTGACCGGTCATATGCGCGACGAGGATGCGCTGCGGATCATTCGCAAGGAGCTTGGCCAGCTCCCCCTGGCCGAGGGGCTCGGTCACGAAGAGATTGTTCGCGCCGCCCGCGGCCTGTGTGAGACGCCGGCCGATTTCACCGCCTTTGCCGAAAAAGTCCGGGCGCTGCGCTCGACGGAGGTCGAGGTGCTCGGCAAACTGATGGAGGCGGTCGCCGGCAGCATTGAAGAACGGGCGCGTTTTGTGCGCTTCAACTACAAGACCCTGGTCGGCCTTCTTGAAGGGGCCGGCGGCGATCCGGAGCTCGCCTTTCAGGCCCGCCATGGGGAAGATCACCTCCTCGACTGTCTCGACGCGGTCGCCGCTCGCCTGCGCCTGATTCATGATGCGGGGATCTATCCGGTCAGCCACTGGCATCTTTCCAGCGCGCGTCAGCAGCTGGCGGCCAGCCCGATCCGCAAGGGGAAGCAGCAGCTCGACGAATTTCTCGAGACCGAACTTTCCCGCGAGCCGCAGGTCGGCTTCGTGGTCGGAGTCGGCGCCAACGACACCAGCGGGGTGTTGCTGCCGATCGCCTCGTCGCTGGTCTACCGCATCTTCCAGGACAAGATCGTCGTCACCGGGGCGGTCTCCTCGGCAGCTCCGGGCACGGCCGAACTCGACCTGGCGGTGCAGATGACCCGGCAGAGCGCCCAGGAGGCGATGACTCTGGTGGAGAATTATCTGCAGTCCCTCTGCCCTGGCTTCAATGCCTCCCGTCTGCTCGGGGACTATCTCGAAGGCTACTCCCTGCACCACCAGCTCCTCTCCGCCTCCTACAGCGTCGGTGGTCCCTCGGCCGGTTTCGCTCTGGCGATCAACACCCTCTCGGTCCTTCTCCACCTGCCGGTCCTCAACGATTTCGGGATCACCGGCGCGCCCTGGATCAAGGGGGCCCAGGCCGGCGAGGTCGGCGCCTCGGTGATTATCGGCGGCCATCGCAAGAAGACCGAGAAGGTCCTCCAGTATCTCCCCCGCATGTTCATGCCGCTGCAGAACTACCATGACCTGGAGCCGGAGGTTCTCGAGGCTTACCGCCTCGAAGGGAGGGATATCCGCGGGGTGCGCAGCTTCTCGGCGCTGGTCGCCGAGGTCTTTTTTTTCGGCGCCGAATATAATCAGCAGTTGCAGGTCTATCTGCAGCGACGGCGGGAAGCCGACCTTGGCCTGGCACCCGAAGATGGGGGATCCCGGCAGCGCGAAGCGTTGGCGGCGATGGAGCTAGAGCTGCGGCGCCGGGCCGAGGGGGTGATCCGGGAACGGCTGGCGGCATTACGTCGCCATGTCGAAGCGGGTGCGGGACCCTACCGCAGCCACGCAGAGATCTTCGGCCCGGCAGCGGTTGTGGGGGGGGCTGAAATGGTCGAGGGTGCGGGGCGCTAG